Below is a genomic region from Ruania alba.
CGATCTGGGTGATCCCGACCGAGTAGGACTCGCCCCCGGCGGAGTCGCCGGAGCCGTCGTCGGAGGACTCGGAGCACGCGACCAGTGCGAGTGAGGCACCGGCGGCCACAGCCAGGGTGCGAATGGTGGCGACGCGGGTCATGGGGGTCCTTCGATCGATGGGCAGGATCGCGCAGAGACTACACAATGCACGATAGGTGGTGCGCCGCCCCTCACGGCCACAGCGGTAGCCAGCCGGTGAGGTTCGCACGCGAGCCCGATGCGGTGACCGCTCCGGAGCCGACGGCGTCCGGCCAGCTGGTCTGCCCGGTCGCCAGGGCCAGGAAGGTGTCCGGGTTCGTCTCGACGACGTTCGGCGGGGTGCCGCGGGTGTGCCGTGGCCCTTCGATCACCTGCACCACCCCGGCCGGCGGGACCCGGACCTCCACGGAGGTGCCGGGGGCGCGGTCGGCCAGCGTCTGCAGGCCATACCTGACGGCGGTACGCACCTGGGCGGGCGTCGCCTCGCCGCGTTGCCACGCGGCCAGGGCGAGCTCGCCCTCGCCGGGATCGATACGTCGTCGGGCCACGGCATCTGAGCCTACCCAGCCAGTCGATCTGGCGGTCGGACGGCTCAACCGCCGAAGCGACGCGCGATGTCCGGGTCCTACGCTCGGGGGATGGACGAGGCCGAGATTACGCGCGCCGTCGACGACGCCTACGCGGCCCTCCCGGAGAGCCGGATCAGCTGGCCGAATCCCCGGCCCAGGGACACCGAACCGCCGGACGAGGCGTACTCCCGGGTGAGCGACCCGCGGAAGTACCGCATCGTGGGCGCCCGGGCGCTCGCCTGGCAGCAGGCACTCGCCGGTCTCGGTCTGGCCACGGCCGTGTCGGTGCCGGTGACCGATCTGCCATGGCGGCTTCCTGTCGGCGCCGGCACCCGGCTCACCCCACATGCTGCGGGGACCGAACCGCTCGTCCTGGTCACCAACGCGCTCCAGGACGTGCCCGGGTGCATCCTCACCCTCGGCATCGGCGCACCCCCTGCCTGGCTGGACCCAGAGCCGGACTGCGGGTGCGACGCCTGCGACTTCGGCTCGGCGAACCTGCTCGAGGCGATCGACACGAGCATCGGTGCCATCGTCCGGGGCGGCATCGTGCACGTCACCGGTTCCGGGTGGCATGTCACCACCACCCCGGCCACGCGGCAGGCCGGGTGGAGCGGCACCACGGAGAAGCCGGACGTCGACCGGATCATCGCCGATGCCCGCGCTGGGAGGCCCGTCCCTGGGGCCGCACGCACCCTGGTCTCGGGCTCGTGGCTGACGTGAGTGGACCCACACCTTCCTTTTCGGCAGTTGTGCGGTAGGCTTGAACCTGGTTGCAGTGAATCGCACGTCGGACGCCCCAGCCTTACAAGGCTCGGGGCGTTTTTCTTCACCAGAAGAGTTGACGCCCGACACCGTGGCTGAATCGGACCCGACAGTCGGGTCCGCACTCTGAATGATGGAGAAACGCATGACTGTAGGAACTGTGAAGTGGTTCAACTCTGAGAAGGGGTTCGGCTTCATCGCCCCCGAGGACGGCAGCGCGGACGTGTTCGCGCACTACTCGGCCATCCAGGCTGACGGCTACCGCTCCCTCGAGGACAACCAGCGTGTCGAGTTCGAGGTGACCCAGGGCCCCAAGGGCCCGCAGGCGTCGAACATCCGCCCGCTCTGATTCTGACGGCGGAGCTACTTCCGTAAGGAACGCTCCGCTCGCTCCGGCCGCCGTTGGTTCGCCCGACGGCGGCCGGAGCATTTTCACCGTCGGTGACGATGACCGATCGTCACCGACAGCCCACGACTCCCCCGATCGAGACCTGGGCACTCAACCTCAAGCGTGAGAGGTGCGCGATGACCGCCACCGCCGAGCGTCCTCGGGACGCATACATCAGCCAGTTCAGCGCCCTGACCCGCGAGGTCCGCGAGAGCGGTCTGCTTCGCCGGCGCTACGGCTACTACTGGCCGCGCCTGATCGGCGCGGCCCTGGCCTTCGGCGCGATCATCGCGGCGATCGCTCTTCTCGGCAGCACCTGGTGGCTGATGGCTCTCGCCGTCGTCATGGGTGCGGTGATGACGCAGATCGCCTTCCTCGGCCACGACGCCGCGCACAAACAGATCTTCAGCTCGCCGAAATGGAACGACTGGACGGCTATCGTGCTGGCCAATCTGTTCGTCGGCCTGAGCCACGGCTGGTGGCAGAGCAAGCACTCCCGCCACCACGCCAACCCCAACAAGCGCGGCTCTGACCCGGACATCGACCTGCCGTATGTGACGTTCACCCCGGAGCAGGCCGACGAACGTCGCCGCCACCCGGCGATCGACTGGTTCCTCAAGCGCCAAGGGTGGTTCTTCTTCCCGATGCTGCTGCTCGAGGGGCTCGACCTGCACCTGACCAGCACCAAGCGGGTCTTGGGCCGCGCACCGCTGAAGCGCCGCACGGTGGAGATCATCTTCCTCGCGATCCGGCTGATCGCCTTCCCCGCCTTCCTGTTCCTGGTGCTCTCCCCCGGGATCGCCGGAGCGTTCCTCGGGGTGCAGCTGGCCGTGTTCGGCGTGTACATGGGTGCCTCGTTCGCCCCGAACCATGTGGGCATGCCGGTCGTGCCGAAGGACATGCGCCTGGACTTTCTCCGCCGGCAGACCCTGATGAGCCGCAACATCACCGGTGGTCGTTGGGTGGATGTGGCCATGGGCGGCCTGAACTTCCAGGTGGAGCACCACCTGTTCCCGAACATGCCCCGCCCGCACCTGCGCCGGGTGGCACCGTTGGTCCGCCAGTTCTGCGCCGACCACTCCGTCACCTACACCCAGACCAGCCTGTGGCGCTCCTACGGCATCGTGGTGCGCCACCTCAACGTGGTCGGCCTGGGCGCGAGGGACACCTTCACGTGCCCGTTGGCGGCGCAGCTGCGCTGACCTCGCGGCCGGGCGTAGGCGCGCCTGGCGCACGACAACCGCCCGAACGTGACAGTGGTGGCCCGCCTCCCCCGGGAGAACGGGCCACCACTGTTTCCTCCCTGTCCCAACGAGGTCAGATGGCTGGATCGACGGGGATGCGTCGAGCGAGGCGGCATGGGCGCCTACGCTGACGCATGCCCGTCGATCCGGTCGGGCGCGAAGCCTCAGACGGCGGTCATCCGGTCCGACCTCGCCTTGGGCCCGGCGTGCTCCGGCGGACCCGCGTGCTCGGGCGGACCGGCATGGTCCGGGGCTCCGGAGTGCTCCGGCGGACCTGCGTGGTCGGGCGGACCCGCGTGCTCCGGCGGGCCCGCGTGGTCGGGCGGACCCGGCTGCCCCGGGTCGTCCCCGGCGCTGATGGCCACCGGCACAGTGATCGAGGTGCCGTTCAGCTCGTCGGTGATCACCAGCTCCACCGGAGCCTCGAGTCCGTCCGGCACGGTCACCCGCACCCGTGCTTGCCCCACCAGGTCGGTCCCGTCAACCGGGGTGACCTCCAGCGCCGCCGGTTCGGTGGCTACGCCTCCCAGCGATGTCTGCAGCGCCTCGGGGGCCGGCTCACCGGTCGAGAAGGCGAACGAGGAGACGTCCACCGCGATCTCCTCCCCCGGCGCGTAGGTCGCGTCCGGGTCGGAGGTCCAGGTGAGGCCGACAGCCCGCTGCTGCTGGTCCGGGGCGACCGTGCCGAGCTCGGCGAAGTAGTCCACCATCGCCGTCAGGTCCACCTGACCGGAGTCGGCCGTACCTGCGCCTTCGGTGAACACCGAGAACCCGTCGCCGCCGGCCGCGAGGAAGGAGTTGGTGACGATCGTGTACACACCCTCCGGTTCGATCGGCTCCCCGTCCAGGCTCATCGCCGTGATCCGCTCACCCAGCGGGGCGCTCGGGTCGTAGACGTACTGGAAACCGGCCGACACACCGAGGTGCAGCTTCGTCTCGGCGTCGCCATCGGTGCGCCACTGCTGCTCGAGCAGCGTGTCCAGCTGCGCACCGGTGAGGTCCATGGTGACCAGGGTGTTCGCGAACGGCTGCACGTTCGCTGCCTCCCGGTAGGTCACCACGCCATCGCCCTCGTCACCGTCGGCGGCGTAGCGCAGGTCATCACGCAGCCCGCCCGGGTTCATGAACGCGATCTGGGTGCTCGGGTTGGTCCGTTGCGCGGCCCAGAGCTGCACGTCGGAGACGGCGTTGCCCAGGGTGGACTCACCGGCTCGGTTCGAGCCCGGCTCGCCCGAGGTCCCGACGGCGCGATTCAGGTCCGCAGTGATCTCACCGAGCGGCACGCTGCCGAGTTCATCGGCGACGGCCACGGCTTCGTCCACCACGTCCTGCACGTCCGGGTCCCCGGCGCACAGTTCCTCGCGCGGCGTGGTGTCGTCTCCCGGCTCCGGGACCAGGTCCACGTTCTCCGCCTCGCCGGCGACGACGTCACCGGTGGTGGTGTCGACGGTGAGGCTGAGGTGGCCGAGCAGCTCGCCGTACTGGCGAGCCTGGGTGACCCAGACGCCGTCGGTGTTGTGCACGTAGGCCTGGTGCGTGTGCCCGGAGATGATCGCATCGATCTGCTCGTGCGCCCCGTCGACCAGATCACCGAAAGGAGCACCGTCCGCACTCGACAGCTCCGCACCCGGGGCGCCGTCGTGGGCGAGAACGACGATCACGTCGGCCTCGTCATTGGACTCGTCACCATCGGTGAGCTGGTCGGCGTAGGTGTTGGCCGCCTCGCCCATGTCGGTGAAGGTGAGGCCCTCGATCCCGGCCGGGGAGACCAGGGTGGGCATGTCCTCGGTGAGTACTCCGATGAAGCCGACTCGCACACCACCGGTCTCGGTGACCCAGTACGGGTCGAACGCCGGCTCGCCGTCCGCGTCGACGATGTTCGCGCCCAGCAGGGGGAAGTCCGAGGCCGGGATCACCCGGTCGGTCACGTCCTGCTGACCGCGGTCGAACTCGTGGTTACCCAGGGCGGAGACGTCCAGGCCCATCATGTTCAGCACGTCGATGGTGGGCTGATCGTCAGAGATGAACGAGGTGAACGTGGAGGCCCCGATGTTGTCCCCGGCGGAGACGAACAGAGTGTTCGGGTTCTCGCTCCGGTAGGAGTCCACCGTGCAGGCCAGCACCGCCGCACCCGCGGACTCCCGGTTCGCCTCGATCCGGCCGTGGAAGTCGTTGATGGACAGGATGTCCAGGTCCACCAGGGTGTCCGTGGCGTCCGGCACGTCGATCCCGACGAGGATCGGGTCGTGGTCGGAGGCCCGGTACTGGGTGCCCGGCTGGAAGTGGTCGCTGGCGAAGTAGTTGTGGCGGGAGTACTCCGCGAGCACCGACTCGGCCGAGTTGATGCTCCAGATGTCGACGCCGGTGACCCGATCGGCCGCGGTCTCGTTGGCGAACACGTGGTCGAGCGAGCCGACCTTGCCGTCGAAGACGTAGGTGGTCTCCCCATCATTGAGGTTGGTGTAATCGGCATCCTCGATGGCCAGCGCGGGGGCCTCGGCGCTGTAGGAGTTGAAGTCGCCGAGCAGGAAGATGTCCTCGGTTCCGGCGTCGGTAGCCACATCCTCAGCGAAGCCGGTCAATGCCTCGGCCTGCGCCACCCGGTCCTCCTCGTAGCAGCCCTGCGGCAGGTCGCCACAGTCGCCGCCCTTGGACTTGAAGTGGTTCGTGACGGCCACGAAGGAGTAGTCGGTGCCGACGGCGGTGAACACCTGCGCGAGCGGCTCACGCGCGTTGTCGAAGGCCGGGTCGCCGGTGAGCACCACCGATTCCCCGGTCGGTTCCACAGTCTCCGGCGTGTAGATGAAGGCGTTGCGGATCACGTCTTGGTCCGCAAGCGCCGGCAGCTCCGACGGCGACTCGGCATAAGCCCACCGGTCCTCACCTGCGGCGGCATTCAGTGCCTCGACCAGTGCAGCGAGTGTCTCGTCCCGGTCGGCGCCGAAGACCGCCGAGTTCTCGATCTCCTCGAGGGAGACGACGTCGGCGCCGAGGCCATTGATCGCCGCGACGATCTTGGCCTGCTGACGCTCGAAGTTCTCGGTGTCCCAGGCTCCGCGGGGATCGCAGCCGCGGCGCACGGTGAGCGGGTTGCCGTCCCG
It encodes:
- a CDS encoding sterol carrier family protein; its protein translation is MARRRIDPGEGELALAAWQRGEATPAQVRTAVRYGLQTLADRAPGTSVEVRVPPAGVVQVIEGPRHTRGTPPNVVETNPDTFLALATGQTSWPDAVGSGAVTASGSRANLTGWLPLWP
- a CDS encoding DUF6226 family protein codes for the protein MDEAEITRAVDDAYAALPESRISWPNPRPRDTEPPDEAYSRVSDPRKYRIVGARALAWQQALAGLGLATAVSVPVTDLPWRLPVGAGTRLTPHAAGTEPLVLVTNALQDVPGCILTLGIGAPPAWLDPEPDCGCDACDFGSANLLEAIDTSIGAIVRGGIVHVTGSGWHVTTTPATRQAGWSGTTEKPDVDRIIADARAGRPVPGAARTLVSGSWLT
- a CDS encoding cold-shock protein; protein product: MTVGTVKWFNSEKGFGFIAPEDGSADVFAHYSAIQADGYRSLEDNQRVEFEVTQGPKGPQASNIRPL
- a CDS encoding fatty acid desaturase family protein, yielding MTATAERPRDAYISQFSALTREVRESGLLRRRYGYYWPRLIGAALAFGAIIAAIALLGSTWWLMALAVVMGAVMTQIAFLGHDAAHKQIFSSPKWNDWTAIVLANLFVGLSHGWWQSKHSRHHANPNKRGSDPDIDLPYVTFTPEQADERRRHPAIDWFLKRQGWFFFPMLLLEGLDLHLTSTKRVLGRAPLKRRTVEIIFLAIRLIAFPAFLFLVLSPGIAGAFLGVQLAVFGVYMGASFAPNHVGMPVVPKDMRLDFLRRQTLMSRNITGGRWVDVAMGGLNFQVEHHLFPNMPRPHLRRVAPLVRQFCADHSVTYTQTSLWRSYGIVVRHLNVVGLGARDTFTCPLAAQLR
- a CDS encoding ExeM/NucH family extracellular endonuclease, which translates into the protein MTSTDIGVSEGSSASATESLQRIDGEWTGPAPSSFGTVNTADGGTDPDPVDPPEGDTHTIAQIQGTGAASELVDQTVTTSGVVTAVYPSGGFDGYYIQTPGTGGDVDPASLTASHGIFVYSAATVDQVQVGDHVRVQGQVTEYYGLTEITVPAGGAVVLETPAEPVEPIADFALGATEAEREVVEGMLVAPVADYVVSDTYALGGWGSAYGSIGLGLGGPLVQETDVAPLGTAEYDAAVADNNARAVTLDDGQSAQTSSDQEVPYLTGAPDLRTGAGVQFTEPVIVDYRFQWNFQPTAPVSGNADALVTFGGGNTQAANAAPEDVGGDLVLATFNVLNYFTTLGEDVPECEAYTDRDGNPLTVRRGCDPRGAWDTENFERQQAKIVAAINGLGADVVSLEEIENSAVFGADRDETLAALVEALNAAAGEDRWAYAESPSELPALADQDVIRNAFIYTPETVEPTGESVVLTGDPAFDNAREPLAQVFTAVGTDYSFVAVTNHFKSKGGDCGDLPQGCYEEDRVAQAEALTGFAEDVATDAGTEDIFLLGDFNSYSAEAPALAIEDADYTNLNDGETTYVFDGKVGSLDHVFANETAADRVTGVDIWSINSAESVLAEYSRHNYFASDHFQPGTQYRASDHDPILVGIDVPDATDTLVDLDILSINDFHGRIEANRESAGAAVLACTVDSYRSENPNTLFVSAGDNIGASTFTSFISDDQPTIDVLNMMGLDVSALGNHEFDRGQQDVTDRVIPASDFPLLGANIVDADGEPAFDPYWVTETGGVRVGFIGVLTEDMPTLVSPAGIEGLTFTDMGEAANTYADQLTDGDESNDEADVIVVLAHDGAPGAELSSADGAPFGDLVDGAHEQIDAIISGHTHQAYVHNTDGVWVTQARQYGELLGHLSLTVDTTTGDVVAGEAENVDLVPEPGDDTTPREELCAGDPDVQDVVDEAVAVADELGSVPLGEITADLNRAVGTSGEPGSNRAGESTLGNAVSDVQLWAAQRTNPSTQIAFMNPGGLRDDLRYAADGDEGDGVVTYREAANVQPFANTLVTMDLTGAQLDTLLEQQWRTDGDAETKLHLGVSAGFQYVYDPSAPLGERITAMSLDGEPIEPEGVYTIVTNSFLAAGGDGFSVFTEGAGTADSGQVDLTAMVDYFAELGTVAPDQQQRAVGLTWTSDPDATYAPGEEIAVDVSSFAFSTGEPAPEALQTSLGGVATEPAALEVTPVDGTDLVGQARVRVTVPDGLEAPVELVITDELNGTSITVPVAISAGDDPGQPGPPDHAGPPEHAGPPDHAGPPEHSGAPDHAGPPEHAGPPEHAGPKARSDRMTAV